ATAAGCCACATCGCATCAACAGCGCCGAGGACATGATCGAGCAAATCGTATTTTTTCTCGAAGATATCGTTAAGGAGCCCTGCGCACTTATCGCCTCCAGCGACGCATGCGCGTATGCGATAGAAGCCGCGAAACAACGGCCCGAATTGGTCTCCAATCTGGTTTTGGTGTGTCCGTCGTCGCGTGATGAAAGCACCGCACCACCACACGAAGCATGGTTCAAACGTGCGGTGAAGTCGGTTCTCAGCGCGCCGATTCTTGGCCAAAGCTTGACCAACGCCCTTGCATCACGAAAAAGTATTCGACAGTTCGCGGAACACAATTTGTATTTCGACAAGTCGCGCGTCGACGAGCGCCGCGTGGCGAAATACTATTCCTCAGCGCACCAGAGCGATGTGCAATATGGCCTCGCGTCGTTTCTGACAGGCGCCTTAGCGCACGACGCGCGCTCTGCGTGGAGCGAAATCGGGCAGCCGGCACTGTTGGTCTGGGGCCGCAACGCACGCATTAACCCGCTCGACACCGCTCCCGAATGGCTGGCACTTAAACCCGACGCGCGTCTCGAAGTTATCGACGATGCTATGCTCTTGCCGCACCAGGAGCATAGCATGCGATTTAATGCCCTCGTTCTCGATTGGCTAAAGAAATAAGTAGGGTCTAAATGACCGTACTTATTTGGATTTCCAGGCGCGGCGCGCTTCGGGCAGCGACAGAACAAGCGATGCGAGAGAACACAGCGTTG
The Abditibacteriaceae bacterium DNA segment above includes these coding regions:
- a CDS encoding alpha/beta fold hydrolase; the encoded protein is MGKLKNTLLWSAGIAGALAATNAWIASHALPAGLDLDGGFARYPFRHGDVAYAVTGSGSPILLLHGFGAGNDMNEWSENFAALRANHTVYAMDFLGWGLSDKPHRINSAEDMIEQIVFFLEDIVKEPCALIASSDACAYAIEAAKQRPELVSNLVLVCPSSRDESTAPPHEAWFKRAVKSVLSAPILGQSLTNALASRKSIRQFAEHNLYFDKSRVDERRVAKYYSSAHQSDVQYGLASFLTGALAHDARSAWSEIGQPALLVWGRNARINPLDTAPEWLALKPDARLEVIDDAMLLPHQEHSMRFNALVLDWLKK